The Marinifilum sp. JC120 genome window below encodes:
- a CDS encoding TonB-dependent receptor, translating to MTPSDQLEMNLVADYMSEYKGMEANIKGISPTLESELNPDDSTVGNAFNTAFSLGYTTDWSKLESVSTYRRDSVDYMQDMTYLHLGGIKDSRRQIEKWEFSQELRLKSPEDQGGISWLAGFYGSHKDHNRKKVYSTIPALGMEMHSPNEETTNDYAAFGQVVFPFFQDKLELSTALRLQYTDKKIDFKHYRVMGGVVTPGNQETTSDNWSAVLPRLGLSYQFTDDIMAYSSVTRGFQPGGFNWSSINIDPGKHTFEEQTSWDYEVGAKTMFLNNKLMVNANLFYSDISDLQTISYEATTMSYLARNAGKAYSWGGELDVTARLIKGLDLEFAAAFTRAKFEKYTGEGATGPFDYKDNHVPLTPEHTLSVAAQYRFENGIFVRGEVLNYGKLYWDDANTSSRSDMTISNAKVGYESDNWKAFLYGNNVFDERYLTYYSASSDMGTVGTPREFGIKAELTF from the coding sequence ATGACTCCCAGCGACCAGCTCGAGATGAACCTTGTTGCAGATTACATGTCTGAGTACAAAGGGATGGAAGCTAACATTAAAGGGATCAGCCCGACTCTTGAAAGTGAGCTCAACCCTGATGATAGTACTGTTGGTAATGCTTTTAACACTGCATTCTCTCTGGGGTATACTACAGATTGGAGTAAGCTTGAGTCTGTTTCTACCTATCGCCGTGACTCGGTGGATTACATGCAGGATATGACTTATCTTCACCTTGGCGGAATTAAGGATTCCCGTCGTCAGATTGAAAAGTGGGAGTTCAGTCAGGAACTTCGTCTCAAATCACCTGAAGATCAGGGCGGTATAAGTTGGCTGGCAGGCTTTTATGGCAGCCACAAAGACCATAATAGAAAGAAGGTCTATTCAACTATTCCGGCTCTTGGCATGGAGATGCATAGTCCCAACGAAGAAACTACTAATGATTATGCCGCATTCGGGCAGGTGGTTTTTCCGTTCTTTCAAGATAAGCTGGAATTGTCTACTGCTTTACGTTTGCAGTACACAGATAAGAAAATAGACTTCAAGCACTATAGGGTTATGGGTGGTGTGGTTACCCCGGGTAATCAGGAAACCACCAGTGATAACTGGAGTGCGGTCCTGCCGCGTCTCGGGCTTTCCTATCAGTTTACTGACGATATAATGGCTTACTCCAGTGTAACAAGAGGTTTTCAGCCCGGGGGATTCAACTGGTCCAGTATCAACATAGATCCTGGTAAACATACTTTCGAAGAACAGACTTCCTGGGATTATGAGGTAGGTGCTAAAACCATGTTTTTGAATAACAAACTTATGGTCAACGCCAACTTATTCTATTCTGATATCAGTGACTTGCAGACCATCTCCTATGAGGCCACAACCATGTCCTATCTGGCGCGTAATGCAGGTAAGGCTTATAGCTGGGGTGGGGAGCTTGATGTCACAGCCCGACTGATTAAAGGGTTGGATCTGGAGTTCGCTGCAGCATTTACAAGAGCGAAGTTTGAGAAGTACACTGGTGAAGGTGCGACCGGACCGTTTGACTATAAAGATAACCATGTGCCTCTTACGCCTGAGCATACCTTGAGTGTCGCAGCTCAGTATCGATTTGAAAACGGTATCTTCGTACGTGGTGAGGTGCTGAATTACGGAAAGTTGTATTGGGACGACGCAAACACTTCCTCCCGTAGTGACATGACCATTTCTAACGCAAAAGTGGGCTATGAGTCGGATAACTGGAAGGCTTTCCTTTATGGTAATAACGTTTTCGATGAGCGCTACCTGACTTATTATAGTGCCAGTTCTGATATGGGCACTGTCGGTACTCCCAGAGAGTTCGGAATTAAGGCGGAACTGACTTTTTAA